In one window of Thunnus thynnus chromosome 23, fThuThy2.1, whole genome shotgun sequence DNA:
- the ccdc59 gene encoding thyroid transcription factor 1-associated protein 26 homolog, which yields MAPTDQKTKNNKFTGKNDNWKKSKNMAAGVKKKRKWIPEHKVFEGSVKEGQGFAFKRKQRVKHEYNKLLRKERKKNPESMSLYKEEYPEHLKHLYMAEAEKLKNEAWTNRMNRSKLRMKGQEKGEEIPESDAPAQQTEAAADPETEVTGGSELTDAVSGNPDPTTTAAEKESLPMSNRMRKKMLKKTSYQKTKEEFASAQEKRKKKKEDYLKNKQQREEAIEKYKQKKMETFQMLSKKTKKGQPNLNLQMEYLLQKIQRTDK from the exons ATGGCACCAACAGACCAGAAAACGAAGAATAATAAGTTTACAGGGAAAAACGACAACTGGAAGAAATCGAAAAATATGGCTGCCGGtgtcaaaaagaaaaggaaatggaTTCCGGAGCACAAAGTTTTCGAGGGCAGCGTTAAAGAAG GTCAAGGCTTTGCTTTTAAGAGGAAGCAGAGAGTCAAACATGAGTACAACAAGCTGCTAcggaaggagagaaagaagaaccCTGAGTCCATGTCACTGTATAAGGAGGAGTATCCAGAACACCTCAAACATCTGTACATGGCCGAGGCAGAGAAACTGAAGAACGAGGCCTGGACAAACCGAATGAACAGGAGTAAACTGAGAATGAAAGGGCaggagaaaggagaagaaataCCTGAGAGTGATGCACCTGCACAacagactgaagctgctgctgatcCAGAGACAGAAGTTACCGGTGGATCAGAGCTGACAGATGCTGTTTCTGGGAACCCCGACCCAACAACAACAGCggcagagaaagaaag TCTTCCTATGAGCAACcgcatgaggaaaaaaatgctgAAGAAGACGTCCTATCAGAAGACAAAAGAGGAATTTGCGAGCGCACAAGAAAAgcggaaaaagaagaaggag GACTACCTGAAGAACaagcaacagagagaagaagctATTGAaaagtacaaacagaaaaagatggAGACGTTTCAGATGCTGagcaaaaagaccaaaaaaggACAGCCAAATCTAAACCTCCAGATGGAGTATTTGCTTCAGAAGATCCAGAGAACTGATAAATGA